The genomic DNA ACAGTGGCTAGGATACAAGCCATAGACTGCATCCAATGGACTTTGTTAAAATCCCAGATTTGCAACCTTTTAAATCCGCAAATGTTGTGAACTTTAGTGAGTCAACCTCTCCGATTCTGTGTCCTTGTGAAATGGGGTTGATAGTCTCTGCCTAACAGGATACTTGTTGAGACTGAAGTGAGACATAGTGTCATGCCTGACCCACAGTAGATCTTTGGTAAATGTTAACTATGCTTGTTACTTGTTAGAGCAACTGGTGGCATttagtttctgtattttacaGGGCATGGGCCTGTCAGGTTCTCAAGGGCCCATACAAAGTATCTTCCACAATCCCTGCAAAAAGCCGTTATACCAAAGGGAAATATTAGGGGCTCTCCTAGTAGCCAGTGTGACAGGTTGGTTGGCAAAACCCACTCCAAATATGCCAGCAAACTGATGCTTCATTTGTATCTGCCCTAATGTAAGAAAACAAAGGCTCCCAAAGGCACCCCTCAACTTGATGACTATCAAGAAATAGGAAACAAGTCACGGGGCCCAGAGCCTGGGAATAACAACTAGACTTGCTCTCTCGGAGACCTATGAGGCATGTCTGTGCTTCTGTCTAGCCAGTGGTCTCTCCTTCCAGCCTGTGGGCACTCTGCCAGCCCAACTGTTCCTGCTTCTTGCAGGGTCTGCATTGCGTGGGTCCTGGCCACACTTCTGACTGAGGGGCCATCTGTTGGAATGCATATGAGCCCAGCCTAGTTCTGTGTTTCCCTCCCAGGGCTTACCCATACCTGGCACTGTGTTGTCCAGTATGAAAGCGAGGCACCCACCCACGAACATCTCTGTGGTCAGCAGCACAGTCAGAATCTGGTCTACTTCAGGAATGCCTGTGGAATAGGACAAGGCCAATGGGCATGTTGGCAAGTAGACATGCGATGAAAGCATACAAATCCCAACTTTCACACCTATTTGGACCTCTGCCTTTCTCGTCCTTAGATTCAAATCCCAGTTTTGTTGTCTTGggacaaataatttaatttctctgagcctcactttcttccTGTCATGTGGAGAAGGACAGTGGTATCTGTTTCCTGGAGCTGTTGTACCTAATAAGTGAGCACATGTAAAGCTCCATGCCTGTCCATAGAAAGTATTAGTAAAGAACAGCTGCTCAATAGCTTCTCAGCTTCCGCTTCACATCCAGAGTTGGGCAAGATTTGTGATTCTGTAATATGGTACcttttgggggcagagggagccatGTCCTGAGTTGAGTCCACCACACCTCCTCCCTCCAACCCACACATTCTGACTGGCTTAGGTACCTGTGTTGATGGCACCGGGGTTGGACTCCAGGTAATTGGGCAGCGTGAGCCCAAAGAACATGGAAAATCCGAGCACGAACAGGTTACGGGAGGAGTTCATGTCCACGAACTGCAAGTTGGACAGCCCCACAGCCGTAATCATGCCTGAGGGCACAGGATAACTGCTGGGGTTGCCACGTGGGCAGGGTGGGCTCCACCATACCAAGACTGCGAGGCGACGCCCGGCCACACGCAGCACTCACCGAAAAGCGTGCAGAACATGCCCCCCAGTATAGGGTCGGGAAGCGAAGCAAAAAGGGCAGTGAATTTGCCAATCGTGCCCAGGACTAGCATGATCGCTGCTCCATACTGCACCACGCGCCGGCTGCCTACCTGCAAAGGAGCCAGGGCCAGCTTAggccctggggccaggctgggcagggTGAGTTCCGGGAGGGGGGAAGGCCTATTATAACAGCCAGCACAGAGGGGGGCCTGGGCTTGTTTGCACCAAAGACAGGGTAGGGCTTTGTGCCACTCTGTTCTGTGGCACCTTGGTAATCCCCAGAACGCCAATGTTGGGGCTGGACGAGGTAGACCCGTTGCCTGTGCCCAACAGCCCTGCAATAATGCAGCAGATGCCTTCAGTGAAGATGCCCCTGTAAGGAAAAGGCGAGTTGAGAGCTTAGTCCAGGCTCTGACCTGGGTTGTGTCTTCCCCTCACCCTGGGCAGGCGGCTCGCCTTCTTGCGACTGTGCCAAGCTGCAGTTCTCTGTCCATAATACTCCCCACTCCAAGCCAGAGGTAGATCTGGGAGCCAAGAGCCCATGTCCAGAGTGCTAGTCCCAGTGCCCTGAATTTAATCCCTCTGGTGACCCTGGGCAtcgatttcctcatctgtaaaatggggataataaggGTACCTGTCTCACAGTCATTAGTATATTGCAAAAGAGAATGCATGTGGACAGGGCTAGCTTAGGCATATGAAAGCTTGTCGATGACCATAGTTTCCCTTAGGCTTCATTATCTCAGCTATTCAAAACACTTGGTGAGGAGAGCATCCCCatttcataaacacagagaacaaggTCTGGAAAGTACTACTTGATCAAGTCCACACTTGGTTCTCAACCCTGTCTCTATGATTGCTTCCTGAGTGGCCTCTGAGAGGATCAGATGTGGGAGAGGGCAGGTGGCTGTACCTGTTGATGGCATGTACTGGAGGGGGCGGTGCGCCAGCCAGGCGGGCACAAGCATAGTAATCTCCGATGGACTCAATGATGCCCGCCAGCGTGGCACTGAACATTCCCAGAACAGCAGCCGCAGTCACTGTGGGCAGGCCCCACTGACCTGGATCAGAGGGAGATTGGAGGGTGGGTACAGTGCTGCTGGCTGGGTCAGGGAGGGGACTAGGCTAGGCAGTACATGGGAGGGGGAGTGGAATTTAGGGACCTCCAGCTGGGGTGGGAGCTATACAGTTGTGGGAGCTTATTTGGGATCACTCGGAGCTATGAAGCTGGAGTGAAGCTTTGGGGAAACAGCCTGCCTAGTATCCTATAAATGGACAGCTAATGCTAATTACGTCATCAACTGGATAGTTATCAGGGGCCTCATAGGTAATCTGACTGGAGGCAGAGGGGCCAGTAGGGTGGCTCACAGGGGTAGGGGATGCGGATCCAGGGTGCGATAGTCATGATGTCCCCTCGTGCATCTGTTCGTGCCTGGAAGCCATAAGCTGTAGGGTCTGAGGGCAGCACATTCGTCAGGGTCAGGATATAGCAGAGCAGCCACACGCTCATGATGGCCAGCACAATCTGAAGTGGGGTAGTGTGAGGGGAGCACTGAGGGCCCCGCAGGTCTTGGTCCAGGCTCACCAGCCCCTGACTCAGGCCTAGCCCCAGCCCTTACCCTGCTCTAGCTCAGACCTGGGCCCTTATACCTTCTCTAGACCCTGACAAGGACCTTATCTGTGCTCTGGCTCTAGCTCCTCTGCTGTCCCAGGCCTGCCCCCCAACCTTTGCCCTGGACACAGGTTCAGTCCCTGCCCTAGTCCCAGCCCCAGCTGCCTGTCAGCTCCTCACTGGAAACATCTTGAAGATCTGGACACGGAAGAGAGTGAGACCCTTGCCCCAGCGGTAGACAGGCAGCAGGAAGGTGAGGTTACGCAGGTACTGGGAGAAGAGGACGATCAGAAGAATGGAACTAGgggcagaagacacaaaggaATGATGGCTGGTAGGCTGGGCTGGGTCCAGGACATGAAAAGGGTGAAAGTGCTGGGGCTGGGCAAAGATCAGGCCTGGTGGCCGCTCACCAAGCTGAGATGCCCCAGTGGGAGCCAGCTCGGTCACCAGCGGCTTGGAAGACAGAGAGGCCGATGAGGGAGACGGTGGGGGTGACCGTGAGAGGTCCTATGTAGCTGAGAAGGGCCCCAGGCAGCCCCATCAGCCCGATCACCACCTCCACCATGCTGGACACCATGATTGCACCCTGGACCTAGAAGAGCAAAGATTAGTGTAAGCCACTATGTAGAGGCTCTGACgtctacattttaaagaaagctcCTGGACCACCTCTTTGAATCCTCCAACTCAGCAATGGCCCTCACTCCCATCTAGCTCCCTCCTCAGGTCCAGCCTCTAACATCCCAGGTGCAAACCCACCTCTCGTATCCGCGGGTGCCAGATATGAGAGGTGTTCAGGGGAAGACTCCAGTTACCGTAGATCTCCTCTGGGAGCAGAGACAGGGACACACACATGGCCAGGgaacaaagagaggaagagaaggtgcTCCATGAATGTACCCCATGGTCTAGACTCGGGACAGTTGTCCACACTTCCGGGCTCCTGGGCCTCCCCTCTCCATCACAGCCCCCGAAAAGTGTGCCCACCTTCTGGGGGGCATTTCCATCTCTCCAGGGCTAGGATGGCTTTGGCTGGGACCAGAAATGCAAAGGCGCTGGCCTGGAACAGTGGCAGCCTAGAAGAAGAGGCACAGAacggcaggggtggggtgggcagggacacagagacaggggagatggggagagaggcgcacagagagaaggagagaaaagtcaCACCCAGAGGCCAAGACACAGAGGGACAAGGGCCAGGGCAGAGCTGAGAAAAGTCACCGTGGCCCTAGGCAGGACTCGAACATTTTGGAGGCCcgaggaagaaaacaaatggagTCTTTGTCCCACAACCTTCCCTTTTACCTTCTCAACCCCAGCTCCTGACGGTTGAGGAGCCACATGCAGGGAGATGGACAGCTCAGCTCTTGTATCCAAGCTCCACTCACAAccttcctccatcctcccacCACACAACCATCTTTTGGCCACCCAGGGGCAGGGTACCCTCAGGAGGATGGGCCATTGAAGGGGCCCACACAGAACCTAAAAGCCAGGATTGGGTGGGTTCTGATTATCCAGAGTGGGGCTTAACAGGGGGAGAGCCCAGATAGGGTACATTCCCTTAAGCCCACCGACTCCCTTCCTCTGAGGAGCCTCAGGGGCCCAGGGTAGGATCCCAGCTGCCTGCCTCTAAGGATGGCTGGGGTAGCAAGTGAGAGCAGATAGGGACTTTTCTCTCCCTAAAAAGAGCCCTCAGAGAAACCACCTGCTCCTGCTGTGTGGACCACTatatgttgggggtggggaggccaggggagggcaGCTTACCGGATTCCCAGTGTGGTCTGGATAAGGGTGGTAATGCCCACGCAGGTGAAGATGGTACCGATGAGCTGGCTGACCATGTACTGGTCACGGCCCACACACAGCGCCTCAGCCAGAAGGAAGGGCACAGCAATGGTACCGCTGAAGCATGTCAGGTAATGCTAGGGGATGGGGGAGAGTGCATGGGGCAGGGCCCATCGGGATCACAGGGACACCCTCAAATTCTCATGTCTGCCTCAGTGGACCTGTCCCCCTGCTAACCCTAGCAGTGTGTTCACCTGGGACTGAGATTCCTACGTGGGATTCCCAGAGAGCTACTGGTCACACCTCTTTCTGGTTTACTAATCTGCCCCTAGGTTATTCCTGTGGCTTTGTAGAGTGGGTCCTCCTCCCTGTGACTGACGTTCTATTCTGTCTGGCTGGTGACACCTGTTCCCAGAGATAATCTCTCAGGCCCCATCagacccctctccccaccccagctcagtGACAGTTCACTATTGTTGACGTTAGGTTTCTTTTGCTCTTACCCTAGATAAACTTGTTGGCCAGGAACAGGGCTGGGATCCTGGGGAGAGTGCAGAGTCAGGGTGGGGAAACCCTATGAGAAAACCCACCTGGAAGCCCAGTAGAATGCACAGGTACCAGGGTGGCACATCCTCGATCTTGTACAACATATCAAACTTGGGTTCTGTGGGCAGGGACATTGTGGGATCCCTCGTGGAGGTCCCTGCTGAGCCCACGGATTCATGCTAGGGTAGCAGGGAGAAGTAACTCAGGGTGGAGTGATGGGGACCAGCAGAGTCCATTCTGCCCCAGAATCAATCAGGTAGCCTGAGTGGCCTGTAGGATCCTCAGAATGGGGTCCAAGCCCCACCCTCCCTCTTGGTTCATCCAACCAGCTGTCTCTTGACCTGGCTACCTGTGGCTCCCTCCTCACATTCTTTTGTGCAGGGATGAGCCCACTGTGCTGGCTCCCGGAGGCCTTGGGAACAGGGCATTCTGGCCAAGGGGATGGCCTCTAAGAAGGCCCCAAGGGGCAACAGGAGAGGGGGCCAAAGGGCTGAAGTCTGCGGACAGGCCCTCTTGGGCAGCCTCTGGTCCCACCCTTGCCACTTGGAGGTCCTTGGGGTTTCCCTGGAGGTGGGTAGGTTGGGTCCCTGCTGGTCTTCAAGCAGGAGTCAGCCAGTCCCAAGCTGACCACTCCTGCACCCTCATGGCCACCCGCACCCCATCCCCCAGTTGCTACTTTCTGCCTGGGATAGTCACTCTCAATCGAGTTTGTCGGAACGTTTGTCTCTGCCTTCCCAGGGGGAAAGCACTAGCAGGCTCTCTAGCCACCACCCAAGCCTGTGCCCACCCAGCTCCCACCCATTCCCAGCACCTGTGTCCGGCTCTCCAGGTTCTCCTGGGCCCTCATCTTTGGGGCACAGGTGTGAGCAGTtcctgaggaagagagaggatggcTTTACGAAGGCCAAGGAGGACTTTAGTCCACACATCAGACATCGTTTGAAGTAAATCTGTAACCAGATCTCCAGCTCTGATTGCGAAAGGCAGGCCTGGGTGGAGGTAACGTATTAACTACGGCCATTGTGGTAAAAGCCACCCAAGCCTCTGCCACATTTACCTTCTGCGCACTTGCCCATCCCAGCCTGCACCTGAGCCTGGGCAAGGGCCCTGTTCTTATTTCTAAGAGAGGGCAGGGTGGAGGTGAGGAGTGGACAGTTCACCAAGCTCTGGATGGTGCAGAAGAGAATGGCAGTGGGCACTTAATTAGGTCACACTCTGAATAAAACTCTTCCCCACTTTTTAATATCAAGTTAATAATTATCATCATTATAGTCATTCTCCATAATGAGGAATCACTGCCTGCCAAGCAACTGCTATGTATTGCTGTGTTCAACCCCAGGCGTTAGGTGGTGTTAACCTCATTTACCGCTGAGGAAACAGATCTAGGAGATGTGATCTGACTGAGGTAGCAAGATTTTAGACACCATTCCAAAACCTTAGGTTGGCCTCAACCCCTGAGTTCATGCTATAAATTAGCCATTAAATCCAATAAagggctggggcgcctgggtggctcagtggttgagcgtctgcctttggctcagggtgtgatcttggggtcctgggatcaagtcccacattgggctccctgcagggagcctgcttctccctctccctgtgtctctgcttctctctgtgtgtctctcatgaataaataaataaaatatttttttaaaataaataaattcaataaagggCTGCCTTCCCCACACATGGCCACTTACCCCTCAGCATCACAGAGGCACAAAACAGATGGGCCTCTGGAGGAGAAGCTGCCCAGGCTGGTCCAGCTTTGCCTGTACCCTATGTCAGGACaattcccttcccctcccagtCAGGACTGGCTGTATAATCTGCAGCGCAAAATGAAGATTTGGGGCCCCCATTCCAAAAGTattatgagttttctttttttagtattatgaattttaacacaacaacaacaacagaatattaaatcaaattaaaccAAACCTTTCTAAGCACTGGGCCCTGTGTGAGTGCATGTCACCCGGCCACTGAAGCCTGCCTTGGACTCAGCCTGTCCTCTCTTCCAGTCACAGGCCTGGAGCTGGCTGAAGGGACTTGGGGAGGGTCCGAGGAGCTAGGGCTCCTCAGCCATGAGGACAGGGCCTAAGGTTCctggttctgcctctctctgtgctgcCCCAGGGCAAGCCCCCCAGGGCCCACCTACTTCTGGGTTGTTGGGCCCATGGCCAGGCCCTGCTCCAAGGGCCCGTAGGCAGCTGTGCTCTCCAGCTAGGCAGCAGCTTCATGCCACAGCTATGAATCTGGCAGCCTGTCCAGCCTCCAGCTCTTCCTCTGTCTGCCTATCTCCTTGTCTCCTTCCTTGGTTCCTgctcccaggtgtcccaaagttgTCTGACCAGTTTGAAGCTTTGAAACTGCTCCTTAGCACCTTCTTCCCCGCCTCTCTCCACCCCAGTACTCACCAGTGGGCTGTGGAGACAGAGCCCCACCCCTTACATTCTGGTGCACAGTCCCATGGACATTCAGTTCAACCCAAACTACACATGCCATATACACAGAGACAAGGCAGGCAAGTTGcacatggtttctttcttttttttttttcttaatttttatttatttatgatagtcacagagggagagagagagagaggcagagacacaggcagagggagaagcaggctccatgcaccgggagcccgacgtgggattcgatcccgggtctccaggatcgcgccctgggccaaaggcaggcgccaaactgctgcgccacccagggatccctctttcttatttttttaaaagattttatccatttattcatgacagacacagagagagggagagaaagagagagagagagagagagagagagagacaggcagagggaaaagcagcctccatgcaaggagcccgacatgggactcgatcctgggaccccaggatcatgccctgggccaaaggcaggcaccaaaccactgagacacccagggattccccacacATGGTTTCAGATACACAAATGGACCCATAACACCCAGACTGTGCTGCAGAGTGTGTCTAAATGACTCCATAGGAACACAGGCACCCAGGTCCTTGTCACAGGCTCCCATCTCCACACCCAGTACTACTGACAACTCAGCCGGCTCTGTGGGTACTGGCTCTCTTCCCCGTGACTAGGGGTTCTCTCCTGGGTTaaaggccagggaggaggggcctCAGGCAGATAGGGAGCAGCAAGTAATGGAATGCAAGGGACCAGGCTGCAGTATAAGTCATGCAGGCTGGGGAGGTCAGGGCCTCCCCAGAGCACACCCACTTCTCCAGCAGTgaccttcctccacccccagaaTCAGAATCCCCTATCAGCCCTGCCACTACTGCCACTACTCAGCCTGGGACTTGGTCTgagcctcttttcttttctcctttcctttcctctttcctttcctctttcctttcctttcctttcctttttcttttctttcttttttttttgtgtgagagagagagtgtgtgtgtatgcacatacatacatacatacacacaagttGGGGGGGCAGGGTAGGAAGAGAgggagatacatttttttttttttttgagggagagaatcttaagcagactgtgctCTTACGTGGAGTCTGTTGAGGGCCtcgatctcaccactctgagtcatgacctgagccaaaatcaagagtcaggtgcttaactgactaagccaacccaggtgccccctctttgactttctaagccttagtttctgtgtctctcaactGGGGATTAGAGTATTTGTTCTGTCCACCTCCCAGGGCTGCTTGCCCACAGGTTCCCATTCTTAGGCAGGGCCCAAGTGGGGTGTTTTCCTCCAGTGCTAAGGAAAGGTCCCAGGTCAAAGGAATTTCTGGTGACAGCAGGACTTAGAGCCAAGATACTGAATCCAGCTCGATCCAGAAACTCTGCCCTGCCTAGTCCCAGGCAGACACATAGGGCCCAACCTTGTCAGCTGGGGTCAGAGGGAAAGTCCAGATGTTGAGCAGCTCCTGGGCATAGACCCAACTATACTAGTGTTCAGGGAGGGGCCCAAACAGTACAGAGTGGCTGAGTAGGTATGCCTGCCAGGCAGCCTGCTCATGGAGTTTTCActggtttttctcttctctcgTGATGGATTTGCAGTTTCACCATCCATGCAACTAGGTCCATCCTTTGACAGCTCGCTCACATTTCTAGCTATGACACACCTCACCTACCTCTGGGAAATTGTGGGGAAGCAAGTATATTTGGCCCTCCCTAGGTACAACATCAGCAGAAATGCCAATGTCTGTCCTCCCAGCCCTACAAGAGCCTTTTGCAAAGAAGGAATCAAGAAATCTAGGTCATTGGGTTTTATTTGAGTCCAGAGGGGAAGGCCTCTCCCCTAcccaccctctcctgcccccatCATATACCTGACCCCAATGTCCTAaagctggaaggagggagggggcatGGCAGCATGGAAAAGCATggcccccctgccctccaggcAGCCTGCAGAGAGGAGTGGGGCAAATCCAGAGGGCACCGCACCTCTCCTCAGAGCCTgaccaggaaggggagggagttGAACTAGAGCTCCGTCCTTGTGACAGGTGCCTCTTCTGAGCAGGCCCCTTGCAGTCCTCCACACAGCAATGCCTCCAGAGCCCCTTGGCCTTGTTGGTGGGCTTCATAGATCTGGTCTTCTCCAAACTCGCCCAGGTAGTGGAAACATGTCATGGAGAGCCTAGGGGAACCCAACAGGAGCCTCagacccctgcctgcccctcaggGGGCTAGCCGATCAAGGCTCCAAGGtctccatcccaccccaccctcactccTGTCACCTGGTGGGCCAGGGGCCCCCTGTGATCATCACACTGATGCTTGGCTCTGGCCCCTTACTGAGTCCTGGGCCTGTGAGACGTTTCACCTGGTTCACTTCTCGAACCCCATAGCTGgaagcagcaggaaggagaggcatATAGCATTAATGGGAGCCCTGCCAGCAAGGGATAATACCCCCGCATGAAGCTGGGCACACTGGGCATTTGCTGAATTCAGAGCCCAGATTCTGATCCTCCCTGATGGGAAACAGAACCAAAGAGGGAAAGCCCctggcctgaggtcacacagcaaccTTGTCCCCAAGCCACGTAGCATTCTACTTGCCCCCAGCTCTAGATCTCAGACTTCATTCCAACCAGCCCCCTACCTTGGACCAAAGCCCTAGTGGACTATGTGTCTGGTGTGAGTGGGAGAGTGGGAATCTCTACCCATCAGCCCTACTGCTAGAGGAGGGTGGTAGGGGCCAGATTCTTGACTCACCCCTGCCAGCTCTGGGAACAGCTCTTGTCCAGGACATCTATGTATACCGACTCACTCAGCTCCCACTGCCGCCCGCCTGAGTCAGGGGTGTGAAGTTTGGCCTCTGCCTTTGCCAAATGTTGCCACATCTAGAACAAGGAGGGGTTAAGAGCCAGGGTTTCAAGACTGCTCAATGGTGGGGGAGGGTCAGGCAGGAGCCTGGGTCTCTGGGAGAGAGTGAGGTGGCAAGGGAGACTTTTAAGCAAGAAGCTCTTATCAGGTAGCCTCACAGCCCTCCCCCAGGTTCTGAAAGCTGGGACTGGGTCTGCTGAGGTAGGATCCACTTCCCGGGGTTGAGGTGTGTGGGTAGGAAACACTGAAGTAGGAAGTTAGGCCTGAGCACTGGGGCTCCTTCCCCAGTGCACACCTGCCCATCAGCCATGCTATTTTAAACCATgagaacaaggaaaggaaaaaaaaaaaaatagagcccaGTCTTCAATGACACGTGTACTCATAGGCTTGCCTTGCTCCACAGAGTTACTTAGGCATGCTGGATAGGTTTCTGTGTGAACTcaagacacacacatactcatattCATGCATTCAACCCATGTGCATACATGCACAAATACACCAGTACTCCCCAGTCATGTTTTGGGAAGGAGTCTAGACCTGAGGATAAGCCTGGAAACGGAGGAGTCTGAGAGGATAGGCTGGTGACTCCCTGGGGTCTCAAGATACTGTGGGTTGTCCcagattatttcctttctgttggGCCGagagatgggtaaactgaggcatggggGTTTGGGTGAGGTGCAGTTGTCAATATCATGGAAAGCTGAGTCTAACTCAGGGCTCAGGGTGGGGGTTTGGAAATCAAAGCCAGTGGTAGAATCTGAGGTAGATGGAGGGGACTGGCTTCAGGAGGGACCTGGACAGGGGCAGGGGAACTGTATGGGGGGAGGTACTCACCTGGTAGGCCACTGCCCTGCAGGCATCACAGCGCAGGTGAGCAGGCATATGAGCTGAGTACTTCTCTTCATCATCCAGCTGTGGGGCAGTGGCTGTGAGTGGGGCCCTGTCCTCAGAGCCCCCTGGGATGGCCCAGGCTCCCAGCAGCAGCAGTGTCAGTGGCAGTGACAGCCTCATGGTCAGTGGAGATGGCTCAGTGAGCATGTGGCTGGGGTGcaggtgtgcatgtgcatgtgtacagAGGGAGCCACCCCGGAAAGCCTGACCCAGACCAATGGGGAACCAACAACTCACCCCTcccactttcttccttcctctaggGGCCTAGAGATGCCACGTGTGCATCTCCTCTGCTGGGATCCCCACTGTAGCCAACTgggctccatttcacagatagggAGCAGTGACATAGGGGGAAGCTGGGCCTGGGCAAGGGCACGTGGGGGCGGATCCCTCCCCTGAAGTCTGGCCACTCAGTGGGCACTGAACTGAGTACCTTGAGGGAAGAGGTGATTTGTGTCATTTTTATGAGCATAGGAAAGCTTAGACAGAAGTGATGAATCCAAGACCATACACTAGAAGGGCCATACTGAAACGAGGCCCCAAGCCTGAGTAACTAAAGCCCATTGGCCACCCAGCCACCAGGATGAATGAGGTTGCCAGGTGTGGTTGCCAGCCTAGGGTTTCCTCCCTGGGAGGTGAGTTTGCTGAGGCCAGGATGTCacatccatgaaagacacacgtGGGCTCCTTCCCTGAGCCCTAGGGCCGCCTCCACCCAGACCATACCCAGGCAGAGAAGAGTGTTAAAGGGGGTGTTAGAAGTCACAGCAGTAAATTAGAAATCAGACAACTTACACCAGTTGTTCCAAGCATCGTGGCTCATTGGATCAGTGATTTATTGCACACCAGGATGAGGTGAGGGGACCAGGGCCCTCCATGCCATCAGAACCCGCATCCCTGGCCATGAGAAGTTGTTCAGGTTATTCTGACTCATAGCTCTCCCAGTCAACTTTCAGCCGAAGGCAGGGAGTCTGGGACTTCAAGGGACCCAGACCGCCTAGGGGCCTGGAATTTAAGTAAGGCATCAATCTCCATCCCTAACAACTGCTCCTAATGGGAACTGTTCTTCCCCAGACTCATCACATATCAGTCAACAAAGCCCCGCCACTTCAAGCTCAGAACTACACACAGACTCACATGTCCTACCCCATGCATCTCTCTCAGCCCTCCTCAGACGCTCCTGCTATCTCAAGGCAATTAGCACACA from Canis lupus dingo isolate Sandy chromosome 2, ASM325472v2, whole genome shotgun sequence includes the following:
- the MZB1 gene encoding marginal zone B- and B1-cell-specific protein isoform X2, which encodes MLTEPSPLTMRLSLPLTLLLLGAWAIPGGSEDRAPLTATAPQLDDEEKYSAHMPAHLRCDACRAVAYQMWQHLAKAEAKLHTPDSGGRQWELSESVYIDVLDKSCSQSWQGLSMTCFHYLGEFGEDQIYEAHQQGQGALEALLCGGLQGACSEEAPVTRTEL
- the SLC23A1 gene encoding solute carrier family 23 member 1: MKLLPSWRAQLPTGPWSRAWPWAQQPRRTAHTCAPKMRAQENLESRTQHESVGSAGTSTRDPTMSLPTEPKFDMLYKIEDVPPWYLCILLGFQHYLTCFSGTIAVPFLLAEALCVGRDQYMVSQLIGTIFTCVGITTLIQTTLGIRLPLFQASAFAFLVPAKAILALERWKCPPEEEIYGNWSLPLNTSHIWHPRIREVQGAIMVSSMVEVVIGLMGLPGALLSYIGPLTVTPTVSLIGLSVFQAAGDRAGSHWGISACSILLIVLFSQYLRNLTFLLPVYRWGKGLTLFRVQIFKMFPIVLAIMSVWLLCYILTLTNVLPSDPTAYGFQARTDARGDIMTIAPWIRIPYPCQWGLPTVTAAAVLGMFSATLAGIIESIGDYYACARLAGAPPPPVHAINRGIFTEGICCIIAGLLGTGNGSTSSSPNIGVLGITKVGSRRVVQYGAAIMLVLGTIGKFTALFASLPDPILGGMFCTLFGMITAVGLSNLQFVDMNSSRNLFVLGFSMFFGLTLPNYLESNPGAINTGIPEVDQILTVLLTTEMFVGGCLAFILDNTVPGSLEERGLIQWKAGAHANSEMSTSLKSYDFPIGMSIVKRTAFLKYIPICPIFKGFSSRSKAQLPVPEDPPENIQTGSACTKV
- the MZB1 gene encoding marginal zone B- and B1-cell-specific protein isoform X1, encoding MLTEPSPLTMRLSLPLTLLLLGAWAIPGGSEDRAPLTATAPQLDDEEKYSAHMPAHLRCDACRAVAYQMWQHLAKAEAKLHTPDSGGRQWELSESVYIDVLDKSCSQSWQGYGVREVNQVKRLTGPGLSKGPEPSISVMITGGPWPTRLSMTCFHYLGEFGEDQIYEAHQQGQGALEALLCGGLQGACSEEAPVTRTEL